The nucleotide sequence TTTGTTCACCTCAAAAAAAGGTCGATTAAACCGGCCGATGCCGATGTTCACAGCGGATATGCAAGAGGCGGTTAAGAGCGGTGAAATCGTGAATAGACTTCAGCCGAAAGTGCTGGAGGTCGCACACGGAGGTCCTGTTCATGCACCTGCAGAACAATGGTCAAGCTACTTTGCGAAGATGACAAAATAACGCGAAGATCAGAATGATTTTTCGTCCAGATTCTTTCTTTCTATGATATATTGTAAATGTATTAATTTCGTATATTTTGTACAATCCATCGCGGTTTGATGAGGAGGCATCAGGTGGCTGGCATCGCTGGCTACCTGTTTTTTAGTTTGAAACCTCATTCGTTCACATTCAGTTCATTTAATTCACCTATGATGAGGAAGAGATCCATTCAATTCTCTAGAAAAAATGTTCAAACTAATAATGGAGTTGATGTCTGATGTTGAAGTTGTTTCGTTACTTGAAGCCTTATCGGTGGCCTGTCATCATGGTTATGGTGTTGGTGCTTCTACAATGTTTATGTGAGCTTTACTTGCCAACATTGATGGCTGACATCGTTAACGACGGTGTTGTGAAGGGAAATACGGGTTATATTTGGCAGATTGGTGCGTTTATGATTGGTGTAACTGCTGTAGGTACAGTCGTATCGATCCTAGCTAGTTATTTGTCGGCACGGATTTCCGCAGGTTTCGGTCGGGATGTGCGCAATAAGACGTTCATACATGTGTCGAATTTCTCATTGCAGGAATTCGATCAAATCGGGACGGCTTCACTCATTACACGGACGACGAACGATATTACACAAGTGCAGCAAGTGCTTGTCATGATGTTGCGAATGATGGTTATGGCACCGATGATGTGTATCGGTGGATTAATTATGGCGGTATCCAAAGACGCGACGCTGTCGCTCATCTTCGTAGCTGCGATTCCGATTTTGGCATTAACCATTCTGATCATTGCAGGCAAAGGAATTCCGTACTTCAAAGTGATGCAGAAAAAAATCGACAAGCTCAACCTCGTATTACGTGAAGGCTTGACGGGCATGCGCGTTATCCGTTCGTTTAATCGATTCGAACATGAACGCAAGCGGTTTGATGGTGCAAATCGGGATCTAATGAATACGGCTGTTCGCGTCAATCAGATTATGGCGTTTATGATGCCTATGATGATGCTGATCCTGAATTTCTCATCTATTGCTATTATATGGTACGGTGGCTTGCGAGTCGGAAGCGGGCATATGCAGGTCGGTGATTTGATGGCTTTCTTGCAATATGCGATGCAAATTATGTTCTCTCTTATGATGGTGTCGATGATGTTTGTGCTCGTTCCTCGTGGTTCAGCTTCTGCGGTTCGGATCAATGAGGTGCTGAAGATGGATACTGCGATTAGAGATAATGCTCGTGATACAGTGAACGACTCGGCACGTGGCGAAGTGGAGTTCGATCAAGTTTCCTTCCGCTATCCGGGTGCTGAAGCTCCAGCGATTTCTGATATCTCATTCCGAGCGCGTCCTGGAGAAGTGACTGCAATCATCGGAGGTACGGGTTCAGGGAAGTCAACATTGATCAGCTTAGTTCCCCGTTTCTACGATATTGAAGCGGGAGCTGTGCGTGTCGATGGTATCGATGTGCGCGAATTTTCTATTGATCAGCTCAGATCGATGATTGGTCTTGTTCCTCAGAAGGCGTTATTATTCTCAGGCTCTGTTACAGACAACATACGTTATGGTAAGCCTGATGCGACAGAGGAAGAGGTTCATCACGCTGCACAAATCGCCCAAGCGAGCTCATTCATTGAAGAGATGCCGGAAGGATACGAATCTCCAATTTCACAAGGGGGGATGAACGTATCTGGCGGTCAGAAGCAACGTTTGTCCATTGCGCGGGCGCTCATACGTAAACCTCTCATCTATTTGTTTGATGACAGCTTTTCGGCACTAGATTTTAAGACGGATGCAAAGTTGCGAGCAGCTCTTAAAGATGAAACGAGAGAAGCAACGCTAATTATTGTGGCGCAGCGTGTAAGCACTGTAATGGACGCTGACCGGATCGTTGTACTCGAAGAAGGTCGTGTTGCCGGGATCGGAACCCATCGTGAATTAATGGGAAGCTGCAGTATTTATCGCGAGATTGTGGCTTCGCAGCTGTCAGAGGAGGAAATCGCATGAGTGATCAACGCAATCATGAATCGCAATCTCATAGAGGTCCAGGCAGAGGACCTGGTCCGATGGGTGGCCCGATGGGCGGTGGCATGGGTGGCATGGGGATGATCGTGCAAAAGCCTAAAGACTTCAAAGGCACCCTACGCAGATTGCTTCGCTATTTGCGACCTCATCGGATGAGACTGGGAATTGTTCTATTAACAGCCGTACTTAGCACCGCTTTTGCGATATTTAGTCCGAAAATATTAGGGAACGCTACAACGAAACTATTTGAAGGAATGATGGCTAAGTTTAATGGGGTAGCCGGTGCAACGATCGATTACCATAGTATTTGGCAAATC is from Candidatus Cohnella colombiensis and encodes:
- a CDS encoding ABC transporter ATP-binding protein, translated to MLKLFRYLKPYRWPVIMVMVLVLLQCLCELYLPTLMADIVNDGVVKGNTGYIWQIGAFMIGVTAVGTVVSILASYLSARISAGFGRDVRNKTFIHVSNFSLQEFDQIGTASLITRTTNDITQVQQVLVMMLRMMVMAPMMCIGGLIMAVSKDATLSLIFVAAIPILALTILIIAGKGIPYFKVMQKKIDKLNLVLREGLTGMRVIRSFNRFEHERKRFDGANRDLMNTAVRVNQIMAFMMPMMMLILNFSSIAIIWYGGLRVGSGHMQVGDLMAFLQYAMQIMFSLMMVSMMFVLVPRGSASAVRINEVLKMDTAIRDNARDTVNDSARGEVEFDQVSFRYPGAEAPAISDISFRARPGEVTAIIGGTGSGKSTLISLVPRFYDIEAGAVRVDGIDVREFSIDQLRSMIGLVPQKALLFSGSVTDNIRYGKPDATEEEVHHAAQIAQASSFIEEMPEGYESPISQGGMNVSGGQKQRLSIARALIRKPLIYLFDDSFSALDFKTDAKLRAALKDETREATLIIVAQRVSTVMDADRIVVLEEGRVAGIGTHRELMGSCSIYREIVASQLSEEEIA